GTCATGTGGCGGAACTCGAGCTCCTTGAGCTCCTTGCGGAGACGCCAGACCGGCACGGCGCCCGGGCGCGGCGCCCGGTTGCGCCGCTGCTCCTGGACCCGGTCGCTCAGCTCCTGGAGCTTGCGGTTCCATTCCTCGCGCAGCCGCTTCTCCTCGCGGACCTGATCGTTGAGCTGGTCGCGGTGCCGTCGATGCTCCTGGGCCTCGGCGCTCTTGGCGTGCAGCTCGTCGACGATCCGCGCGCGCTCCTCCGCCGTGGTCCGCGCCTCGGCGTTGAGGTGGTCGCGCCGGGCGCGGTGTTCGTCCGCGCGCTGGTTCGACTCGGCGCGCTTCTTCTCGAGTTCGTCCGTGGCGTCGGTCAACGGCTACCGCCCTCCCGGATTCGCCGAGGGTCGGGGACGTTTCGACAGGGGACGCTCATATAAAGACTCCCGACGGCCGCGCGGCGGGGCGACGCGGGCGAGCCCGCGTCGCCCGTTCCGTGGCCCGGTCGGTTCGTTCGTCTCCCGCGTCAGCCTCATATGCGGGGTTCCGGATGGAAACGCGCCGTGGAGGAGGTCGGGCGGATCTTCGGGGACGTCGGGCTCGGCCAGTTCCAGCTCAGCCTGACGAGCCCGATCGAGCGAGGCGATTACCTCGCCGTCGTCGACGAGGTGCACGGCAAGGTCCTCTGCCAGCTCGACGACCTGAGGCGCAAGAGCGACCTCGGCCTCGAGGCGGCGGGGCACCTCGCGCCGGGCGAGGAGGCGCCGGTCCACGAGAGCCTCCTCGGGATCGCGCAGATCATCGGCTATCGCGACTCGCAGGGGCTCGTCAAGCTGCCCACGATCCCGTTCCGGCCGGGCGCGCACGTCTACCGCGCCGAGGAGCCCCTGATCGCGGAGGTGCTCGGCCTGAAGCACCGCGCGAACACGGGGGCCTACATCGGCCTGCTGCGCAGCCACAGCCTGCGCGTCGAGCTCGACATCAACCAGCTCGTGCAGCGCCACGTCAGCGTGCTCGCCAAGACCGGCGGCGGCAAGAGCTACCTGCTCGGCGTCCTGATCGAGGAGCTGCTCCGCCACAAGGTCACGTGCGTGATCATCGACCCGCACGGCGAGTACGGCTCCCTCCGCGTGCCGGCGGAGAAGAACGGCAGCCACTCCCGATTCAACGTCGAGTCGCAGGGCTTCGGCCGCCAGATCCAGGAGTACTCGCCGGACGTCACGCTCAACCCGACGGCCAAGCCGCTCACCTTCTCGCTCCGCCACATCGACCCGCGGGATCTCCTCGTGTTCATGGGGCTGACGAACGTCAAGACCTTCCTGGCCCCCCTCAAGCAGGTGATCGAGGGCGTCGCGGCCACGAACACCGACTACACGGTCCACGACCTCGTCCGAGCCGCCGAGCACGGGGAGGGCGCGATCGCCGAGACGCTCCACGAGCGCCTCGAGTACCTCGAGCAGACCAAGCTCCTCGGCCCCGTCGGCACGAGCCTCAACGAGCTGGTGAGGCGCGGGGACGCGACGCTGGTCAACCTGCGCGGGGTCGCGCCGGACGTCCAGGAGCTGGTCGTCGCCCGGATCGCGCTGACGCTCTTCGAGAACCGCAAGAAGGAGAAGATCCCGCCGCTGTTCCTCGTCATCGAGGAGGCCCACAACTTCGCGCCGCAGCAGGGCACCGCGACCTGCTCGCGGATCCTGAAGAACATCGCGAGCGAGGGCCGCAAGTTCGGGCTCGGCCTGTGCGTCGTGACGCAGCGCGCGGCACGGATCGACAAGAGCGTGCTCTCCCAGTGCAACACCCAGCTGATCCTGCAGGTCACGAACCCGCTCGACCTCAAGGCGATCGCCCAGTCGATCGAGGGGCTCACCGCGGGGATGACCGAGATGATCCAGTCGCTGCCCGTGGGTACCGCCCTGATCACGGGCGGCGGCTACCACACGCCGCTCTTCTGCGAGGTCCGCCCCCGCGCGACCCGGCACGGCGGCGAGAGCGTGCAGATCGTGGCCGCCTAGCCGCGTCGGCCGGGCGAGCTCAGGCCGGGGCGCCGTCGAGGAGGTACCGCGCGATCGTGCGCACGCCGAAGGCGGTCGCGCCGCGCGGCTGGTAGGCCGGTTGGAACCGGAGCGTCTGCGGCGTGGTGTAGGCGGGGCCGGCGATGTCGAGGTGGGCCCACGGCGTGCCGCCGACGAAGTGCTCGAGGAACGCGGAGGCGGTCAGCATGCCGCCGACCGGGATCTCGATGTTGTTGCGCACGTCGGCGAAGTCGCTCTGGATGAGCTCGCGGTGGTAGTCGGTCAGCGGCATCCGCCACAGCGGCTCGCCGGTCGCGGCCGAGGCCGCGAGCAGCGCCTTCGCCAGGCGCTCGTCGTTCGCGACGAGACCCGCCGTGTCGTCGCCGAGGGCCACGGTCTCGGCGCCGGTGAGGGTGGCGAGGTCGATCACCACGTCGGGGTGGTACTGCGCGACCGCGTAGGCGAGCGCGTCGGAGAGGACGACGCGGCCCTCGGCGTCGGTGTTGACGATCTCGATCGTCTTGCCCGAGAAGGTCCGCACGATGTCGCCCGGGCGGTAGGAGGTACCGCTCGGCACGTTCTCGGCGCAGGCCATGACGCCGAGGACCCGCGGCGCGACCTTCAGGAGCGCGGCGGCCCGGAGGACGCCGAGGACCGAGACGGCGCCGGACTTGTCGAACTTCATGTCCTGCAGGCGCAGCGCGGGCTTGATCGAGATGCCGCCGGAGTCGAACGTGATCCCCTTGCCCACGATCGCGACGCTGCGGCGCACCCGCCCCCGGCCGGGATAGTCGAGCACGACGAGGCGCGGGGGATGCGACGTGGAGCCGCTCCCGACCGCGAGAATCCCGTTGCACCCCATCCGGGCGAGCTCCTTCTCGTCGAAGACCGTGACCTTGAGCCCGACCTCCTTGCCGAGCGTCCGGGCCTCCTCGGCCAGGCGGGCGGGCGAGGCGGTGTCGGGCGGCAGGTTGCCGATCTCCCGCGTCCAGACCACCGTCGCTCCGAGCGTCGACTCCTCGCGCAGCACGCGGCCCAGCGCGCTCGCCCGCCGGCCGAGCTCGCGGCCCAGCGCGAGACGCGCGGAGTCGATCGTGCCGCTCGGTTCCGACTTGTACTGGGAGAACTCGTAGCTGCCGAGGTAGGCGGCGTCGACGAGGGCGCGCACGATCTCCTCGACGCGGGCGCGACCCTGCACGAACGACGGCACGCGAAAGACGACCGTGCGGGCCCCCTTTCCCTTCAGCTTGCGGACCGCGCGCGCGGCGGCGCGTCGCGCCGCCTCGGCGCCGTAGCGCGCCCGCGGCCCGAGGCCGACGAGCACGAGCCGGCCGGCGCCCCCGTCGAGATGGAAGACCGTCACCTCGTTCTGCTGGCCGGTGAGCTCCCCGCGCTCCCATGCGGCCCGCACGAGACCGTGGGCGACGGCGTCCTCCTCCGCGAGCGCCCGGGGAAACGGAGCCTCCGGCGCCTCGCGCGCGAAGCAACCGCTGACGAGGATGTCGGCCGACAGCGCCGTCGCGTCGCGACGGTCGAGCGATGCCTTCAGGGGGCCCCCGCGGCCCTAGAACGACGGTCGGATCTTCTGCCGGTCAATGCGGATGCCCGCCGGGGTGATGGCGAGCAGGTTCTTGGCGATGCCGGCGACATCGCCGCCGGTGTCCTTCGCGACGTTCTTGAGATCGATGCTCATCCGCCGCACCGCGACCTGGTCGTTGGAGATCGACGTGTAGTCCAGGATGACGATGTCGCCGGCGTAGGCGAGCTTGGTGACCTGGTGGAGGTCCTCGAAGCGCAGGATCTCGGCCATGCGGACGGTCCCCCTGTTGCCGGCGAGGGCCCCCGCCTCGTCGTCGAACTGCATCGTTCCGAGGTCGACGAACGACCCCTCTTCCAGCGTGTCGGACCCGTGATGGCGTCGGAGAATCCCGCTCTTCGTCATGCGGCGTGGCCTTCCGAGGGAATCGAGGAGGGGTCGCTTCTTAAGCCTATTGTTCCAGATTCGCCGGCGACCGGCCCGAGGTGCCGGACGGCTCGCCGACAGGCCGCGGGAAGCGCAGGCAGAACGTGACGCGATAGATGTCCCGGCCGTCCTTGCGCCCGAACAGGCTCGCCGACTCCGTCACGCGCGCGCCGAACCGCTGCTTGGCGAGTCGGGCGATCGCGCGGGCGGCGAGCGTGTCGGTGAAGAACACATCCCATCCCTCCGGTAGCCCCTCCTGCCAGGACACCGCGCGCCGCCAGTCGGCCCGGCTCTCCGAGAGGACCCGCTGCCAGACGTGCTCGAGCCGGGCGCGCAGGGCTGGCGCCTTCTCCTTCGAGCGCTCGCCGCCGCCGCGCAGCTGGACGAGCGCCGTGTAGAAGCGGCCGCTCTTGCGGCTGCACTCCGGACACGTGTGGTGCTCCGTGCGGACGGAGAGCGGGACGCTCACCTCCCGCTCCGTCCCCCGGAAGCGGACCCGGGCCCGGCCCGTGAGCTCGCGCACGGTGCCGGCGGCGGAGGTCTCCTCCCAGTGCACCGTCCGGACCCCGGCCTCGGGATGCACCTTCAGCAGCGGCGTCAGGTCCTCCGCCGTCAACAGCGGGCTCGCGCCGGACCGCTCCCAGCGGGCCCCGACCCGCCGGGCGCCGCAGTGCGGGCAGATCACGACCACGGCGCGCTCGGGCGCCCGCACCAGGACCGCGCGGTCGGCCGCGCACTCCGCGCAGACCCCGTCGAGGAGGTCGCGGCCGGTCGCGCCGCAGACGACGCAGAACTCCTCGGGCATCCGGACCGCTCGCTACCGGGAGATCGCGAAGATCTCGGCGTGCGGGATGCCCCCGAGCCGGCCCGTCCCGTTCGGCCCGACGAAGCCGCCCTCCTCCGCGAGCTTGAGCACGCGCGGGCCCAGGAGGTTGGCGATCGTCGCGCGCTCGAGGGCCCAGAGGACCTCCTCGCGGGAGACCACGCGCTCGCCGTAGAACTGGCCCGAGACCTTGACCGTACGGCCGGCGTCGCCGACCGGCAGGTCCCGGCCCAGCAGCTCCGCGTCGCACGCCGCGACCACGAACTCGCTACGGACGCGGTGCACCCGCATCACGATGCCGGGGTCCTCGCCCATCGCCCTCCCGTCGGCGAGGCCGGCGGGGGGATAAATCGCCGGCGTCCCGGCGCTCCGGCCTAGAAGCGCACGAGCTGCCAGCGGTTCGGACGGGACTCGAAGACCTCGCCCTGATTGCGCAGGGTCTGCAGATGCGCCTCGGCCTTCGCCGCGGGCACGCCGGCGCGCTCGCACGCCTCCAGGAACTCCTCGCGCGAGAACGACGCCTCGGGCCGGTCCTGCAGCTCGCGCATCACGCGCATCACGATCTCGTGGCGCTCGCGCTGGCTGTGGCTGACGCCGGAGGCGACCAGGTCGACGTCGAGCTTGCCCGTCTCGTTCATCGCGACCCGCTTCAGGAAGTTCTGCATGATCCCGATCGCCCGCCGGGCGTCCTCGACCCCGACCTCGCTGGACAGGCGGGCCTTGGCCGCCGCCTCGCTGAGCCGCACGAGGGCCTCGAGCTGCCGGGCGGTGATCGGGACCGGAGAGTTCGGCTCCTCGCCCTGCTCGCGCACGCGGACGTAGTAGTCGCTGAGCGCCTGGAGCGCCGCCTCGGAGAGGACGGGTCGCCCCGTGCGTTTGGCGTAGGCGATGTACTTCTTGAGCAGGTCGGGCGGAAACGGCGCGCCGCCCGCCCCGAGCGAGTCCGGCGCGGCGAACGCCCGCGACTCCCCCTCGCGGTGGGAGGCGAGGATCCCGTTGGCGAGGCGGCGGTCGCGCTCCTGGTTCGGCAGGTCCTTGATCGAGAAGATCACGTCGAAGCGGGAGAGGAGCGTCGGCGGCAGGTCGATCTGGTCTGCGATCGGCTGGTCGTTCGTGAAGCGGCCCCACTTCGGGTTCGCCGCAGCCAGGACCGGACAGCGGGCGTTCAGCGTCGAGGTGATCCCGGCCTTGGCGATCGAGGTCTGCCCGTGCTCGAGGACCTCGTGCATCGCCGACCGGTCCTCCGCGCTCATCTTGTCCAGCTCGTCGATCACCGCCATGCCGCCGTCCGCCAGGACGAGCATGCCCGCCTCGAGGACCCAACGGCCGCCGGCGAAGTCGTCCTTGACAGCCGCGGCCGTGAGTCCGGCGGCCGTCGCGCCCTTGCCGCTCGTGTAGATGCCGCGCGGCGCGACGTCCGCGATGTAACGGAGGAGCTGGCTCTTCGCGACGCCGGGGTCGCCGACGAATAAGATGTGGATGTCCCCGCGGACCCGCACTCCATCGGGGTAGCGCTTCTCGATGCCGCCGAACAGCTGGAGCGCGACGGCCTCCTTCTCCTCCTCCATGCCCCGGATCGACGGCGCGAGCGACATCACGATCTTGTCGACGACGGTGGGGTCGCCCCGGAAGCCGAGGAACAATCGCTCCTCCTCCGGCGAGATCTCGATCTCGTCGTACTCGCGTTGCTTGAACTCGACCGAGTTCCCGACCACCAATAGGTCGAAGGTCGTGCTGCGGACGAGGCCCGTGCGGCCGCCGCTCGCCCGCTGGAAGCTGCGCAGCGTCCCGTTGAGGATCACCCGGTTGCCCGGAAGGACGTGCCCGGTGAGGTCCTCGGTCAGCATCACCGAGAGTCCCTGCGGGTGCGCGCCGTGCCGCAGGAGCTCGGGGTTCTCCTGGATCTCGATGCGCTGGGCGTCGACGTAGCTCGACTTCTCGGGGAGGAGGCGGAACCGAGTGCGGCCCTGCGGCTTGCCGCAGCCCCCCTGCGACTCCGGGCACTCGAGCGGCTCGCGGAACGTCATCGACGCCTCGTCCTGGGGCTCGTGGAACTCGGTGCGGCAGGCGACGCACTGGAAGACCGCGTCGCGGATCTGGGGCCGGACCTCGGTGACGCGCCGCACGATGCCGTCGAGGGCGATCAGGTGGTTCAGGTCGGTCTCCCGGATGTCCCGGATCGACCGGTGCACCGTCGCGGGGAGGCCCATCACGCGCAGGCGCAGTCCGTCCGACTCGGGACCGGCGACGGGCAGCAGCTCGCGCATCGCCCGCTGACCGGCGCCGAGCACCTCGTCCGGCCGCTCCAGCAGGACATCGGCGAGCGCGGTGTCGGCCCCGTCGATGTCGGCGAACGCCACCACCAGCGACCGCTGCTCGGGGAATCGGTCCGCGAGCGCGAGGATCTCGGGCCGACGCCCGGTCTCCTCCAGGACCGACGCCCACCGGCTCTGCAGCTCGGGAGGAGCGGGCAGGGTACGCTTGACGGCCGCCATGGTCGATACCTCCGCTACGGTTCGAGACGGTAGCGGTCGCGGGGGAAGAGGCGGGCCTCCCGTATATTGGGCACCCCCGCGAGCGCCCAGATGAACCGGTCGATGCCGAATCCCCAGCCCCCGTGCGGCGGCATCCCGTAGCGGAACGCCTCGAGGTATCCCTCGAAGGCGGCCGGCTCGAGACCCGCGGTCGCGAGGTTCGCGAGGAGGTGGTCGAGTCGGTGCTCCCGCAGACCCCCGCTCGCGATCTCGAGGCCCCGGAAGTCGAGGTCGAAGTAGAACGTCCGGTCGGGCCGGGCGTCCTGGCGCTGCGCGTAGAAGGTGCCGGCCTTCACGGCCGTGGGGAAGTCGACGAGGAAGTAGAACGGGGCGCCGTACTCCTGTACCACGCGGGCGCCGATGATCTTCTCGTCCTCGGTGCCGAAGTC
This genomic interval from Thermoplasmata archaeon contains the following:
- a CDS encoding ATP-binding protein; the protein is MEEVGRIFGDVGLGQFQLSLTSPIERGDYLAVVDEVHGKVLCQLDDLRRKSDLGLEAAGHLAPGEEAPVHESLLGIAQIIGYRDSQGLVKLPTIPFRPGAHVYRAEEPLIAEVLGLKHRANTGAYIGLLRSHSLRVELDINQLVQRHVSVLAKTGGGKSYLLGVLIEELLRHKVTCVIIDPHGEYGSLRVPAEKNGSHSRFNVESQGFGRQIQEYSPDVTLNPTAKPLTFSLRHIDPRDLLVFMGLTNVKTFLAPLKQVIEGVAATNTDYTVHDLVRAAEHGEGAIAETLHERLEYLEQTKLLGPVGTSLNELVRRGDATLVNLRGVAPDVQELVVARIALTLFENRKKEKIPPLFLVIEEAHNFAPQQGTATCSRILKNIASEGRKFGLGLCVVTQRAARIDKSVLSQCNTQLILQVTNPLDLKAIAQSIEGLTAGMTEMIQSLPVGTALITGGGYHTPLFCEVRPRATRHGGESVQIVAA
- a CDS encoding leucyl aminopeptidase codes for the protein MKASLDRRDATALSADILVSGCFAREAPEAPFPRALAEEDAVAHGLVRAAWERGELTGQQNEVTVFHLDGGAGRLVLVGLGPRARYGAEAARRAAARAVRKLKGKGARTVVFRVPSFVQGRARVEEIVRALVDAAYLGSYEFSQYKSEPSGTIDSARLALGRELGRRASALGRVLREESTLGATVVWTREIGNLPPDTASPARLAEEARTLGKEVGLKVTVFDEKELARMGCNGILAVGSGSTSHPPRLVVLDYPGRGRVRRSVAIVGKGITFDSGGISIKPALRLQDMKFDKSGAVSVLGVLRAAALLKVAPRVLGVMACAENVPSGTSYRPGDIVRTFSGKTIEIVNTDAEGRVVLSDALAYAVAQYHPDVVIDLATLTGAETVALGDDTAGLVANDERLAKALLAASAATGEPLWRMPLTDYHRELIQSDFADVRNNIEIPVGGMLTASAFLEHFVGGTPWAHLDIAGPAYTTPQTLRFQPAYQPRGATAFGVRTIARYLLDGAPA
- the sepF gene encoding cell division protein SepF — its product is MTKSGILRRHHGSDTLEEGSFVDLGTMQFDDEAGALAGNRGTVRMAEILRFEDLHQVTKLAYAGDIVILDYTSISNDQVAVRRMSIDLKNVAKDTGGDVAGIAKNLLAITPAGIRIDRQKIRPSF
- a CDS encoding 60S ribosomal export protein NMD3, producing MPEEFCVVCGATGRDLLDGVCAECAADRAVLVRAPERAVVVICPHCGARRVGARWERSGASPLLTAEDLTPLLKVHPEAGVRTVHWEETSAAGTVRELTGRARVRFRGTEREVSVPLSVRTEHHTCPECSRKSGRFYTALVQLRGGGERSKEKAPALRARLEHVWQRVLSESRADWRRAVSWQEGLPEGWDVFFTDTLAARAIARLAKQRFGARVTESASLFGRKDGRDIYRVTFCLRFPRPVGEPSGTSGRSPANLEQ
- a CDS encoding DUF424 family protein gives rise to the protein MGEDPGIVMRVHRVRSEFVVAACDAELLGRDLPVGDAGRTVKVSGQFYGERVVSREEVLWALERATIANLLGPRVLKLAEEGGFVGPNGTGRLGGIPHAEIFAISR
- a CDS encoding minichromosome maintenance protein MCM encodes the protein MAAVKRTLPAPPELQSRWASVLEETGRRPEILALADRFPEQRSLVVAFADIDGADTALADVLLERPDEVLGAGQRAMRELLPVAGPESDGLRLRVMGLPATVHRSIRDIRETDLNHLIALDGIVRRVTEVRPQIRDAVFQCVACRTEFHEPQDEASMTFREPLECPESQGGCGKPQGRTRFRLLPEKSSYVDAQRIEIQENPELLRHGAHPQGLSVMLTEDLTGHVLPGNRVILNGTLRSFQRASGGRTGLVRSTTFDLLVVGNSVEFKQREYDEIEISPEEERLFLGFRGDPTVVDKIVMSLAPSIRGMEEEKEAVALQLFGGIEKRYPDGVRVRGDIHILFVGDPGVAKSQLLRYIADVAPRGIYTSGKGATAAGLTAAAVKDDFAGGRWVLEAGMLVLADGGMAVIDELDKMSAEDRSAMHEVLEHGQTSIAKAGITSTLNARCPVLAAANPKWGRFTNDQPIADQIDLPPTLLSRFDVIFSIKDLPNQERDRRLANGILASHREGESRAFAAPDSLGAGGAPFPPDLLKKYIAYAKRTGRPVLSEAALQALSDYYVRVREQGEEPNSPVPITARQLEALVRLSEAAAKARLSSEVGVEDARRAIGIMQNFLKRVAMNETGKLDVDLVASGVSHSQRERHEIVMRVMRELQDRPEASFSREEFLEACERAGVPAAKAEAHLQTLRNQGEVFESRPNRWQLVRF